In Bos indicus x Bos taurus breed Angus x Brahman F1 hybrid chromosome 23, Bos_hybrid_MaternalHap_v2.0, whole genome shotgun sequence, a single genomic region encodes these proteins:
- the ABT1 gene encoding activator of basal transcription 1, with product MEVEGLELDTAELGPLEGSHQKLEAEEEQEESEDAAGGSKKRVVPGIVYLGHIPPRFRPLHVRNLLSAYGEVGRVFFQAEDGFVKRKKKAAAASAAGGKKRSKYSKDYTEGWVEFRDKRVAKRVAVSLHNTPMGSRRRSPFRYDLWNLKYLHRFTWSHLSEHLAFERQVRRQRLRAEVAQAKRETDFYLRSVERGQRFLAADGDSTRPNGSWAFAQRPTEQEMRARKAARPGGRERARLANAQDQARSNRGLLAKIFGAPTPSESRGNSSPARNS from the exons ATGGAGGTAGAGGGTTTGGAGCTGGACACCGCGGAGCTGGGACCTCTGGAAGGGAGTCACCAGAAACTAGAGGCAGAGGAGGAACAGGAGGAATCTGAAGACGCGGCTGGTGGCAGCAAGAAACGGGTAGTGCCGGGCATTGTGTACCTGGGCCACATCCCGCCCCGCTTTAGGCCTTTACACGTACGGAACCTTCTCAGCGCCTACGGGGAGGTCGGGCGTGTTTTTTTCCAGGCTGAGG ACGGGTTCGTGAAGCGCAAGAAGAAGGCAGCAGCTGCCTCCGCCGCCGGAGGGAAAAAGCGGTCCAAGTACAGCAAGGACTACACGGAGGGCTGGGTGGAGTTCCGGGACAAGCGAGTAGCCAAGCGTGTGGCGGTCAGTCTTCACAACACGCCCATGGGCTCCCGCAGGCGCAGCCCCTTCCGTTATGATCTGTGGAACCTCAAG TACCTGCACCGTTTTACCTGGTCCCACCTCAGCGAGCATCTTGCTTTTGAGCGCCAGGTGCGCAGGCAGCGTCTGAGGGCTGAGGTTGCCCAGGCCAAGCGTGAGACTGACTTCTATCTTCGAAGTGTGGAGCGCGGACAGCGTTTTCTTGCGGCTGATGGGGACTCTACCCGCCCGAATGGTTCCTGGGCCTTTGCCCAGCGTCCTACTGAGCAGGAGATGAGGGCCCGGAAGGCAGCTCGGCCAGGGGGGCGTGAACGAGCTCGCCTGGCTAACGCTCAGGACCAGGCCCGCTCCAACCGAGGGCTTCTTGCCAAGATCTTTGGAGCCCCTACACCCTCAGAAAGCAGGGGGAACTCCTCACCGGCCAGGAACTCTTGA